TAGCAGCTAGTGGTGGACAAGATTTCTACGATGTCAGCCTTGTAGATGGCTTCAACCTCCCTGTTTCAGTTGCTACACAAGGAGGGACCGGTGACTGCAAGCCCTCAAGCTGCCCAGCAGACGTGAATGCTGTGTGCCCTGCTGAGCTACAAGTAAAAGGGTCTGATGGAAGCGTGATCGCTTGTAAGAGCGCATGCACAGCATTCAATGAGCCAAAGTATTGTTGCACTGGCGCTAATAATACCCCAGAGACATGCCCACCTACAAGCTATTCCATGATCTTCGAGAACCAATGCCCTCAAGCTTATAGCTACGCTTATGATGATAAGAACAGCACATTTACCTGCTCCGGTGCACCTGACTACGTTATTACTTTTTGCCCTTGAATTTACGAAGAGGAATTATTCGTTCCTTCTTCTCTCTATAATTATAAGAGAACAATAAGTGTCATTGACTAAGGCACATACATGATTGTGTCAATGTAATAAATGCTTGAATGATATTTATTAGTAAATGAATAATGCAAGCCTTTTCTTATACTTATAATTTCGGAGCAAGTATACTTGTGCTTAATTATGACAAGAAATATATCTTCAGctgcaatattttattttcagatgCTATTCATGTCGTATCGCACTTGAGATTATGTCATGATCTTTAACCGCTAGTGTCTTTAAGCTTAATTACCCATAATTATGGCTGTAAGAGaggagggaaaaagaaaaagaaaataaaattaggacTTAGTTGTTCATTGGAGGACTCCGTgcaatataaattatatattattacaacttttactataaaattatttacaaactaACGTAACCGTCTTCAAAGTTTACCAGAGGACTCAGTCAAGATTATATCTTTATCTATGCATGGTGGTATATTGACAGCAAGTTATTTAAAGTTATTGTatttaaaatctctttctagaatatttaatcaaatagaagtttaattgaatcaaaagaaataattaaaaatgtaataacaaaaaaagaaaaaaagaaaaaaaaattatatatgttatatgatGAAAATTATAGGTAAAGTActatgatctctctctctctctctctctctctctatatatatatatatatatatatatatatatatatttggtctGGTAATTGACTTGCTGCTTCCAGAGA
Above is a genomic segment from Corylus avellana chromosome ca9, CavTom2PMs-1.0 containing:
- the LOC132192144 gene encoding thaumatin-like protein 1b; the encoded protein is MMKTLALFGLALAFCFLSGAHAAKITFTNNCPTTVWPGTLTADQKPQLSTTGFELASKASSSVDVQAPWIGRFWARTRCTTDASGKFSCETADCASGQVACNGAGAIPPASLVEINVAASGGQDFYDVSLVDGFNLPVSVATQGGTGDCKPSSCPADVNAVCPAELQVKGSDGSVIACKSACTAFNEPKYCCTGANNTPETCPPTSYSMIFENQCPQAYSYAYDDKNSTFTCSGAPDYVITFCP